A single region of the Halopiger xanaduensis SH-6 genome encodes:
- a CDS encoding hemolysin family protein — translation MALSVLLEAVLAAFEAPVVGLEIDRSMVTILGLITIVILIALSGFFSSSEIAMFNLPKHRIEGMVEEGVDRAELVETLKSDPHRLLVTILVGNNLVNIAMSSIATALLGLYFESGLTPVLLSTFGVTAIVLLFGESVPKSYAVENTESWSLSVSRPLKVTEYVLYPLIIVFDYLTRQVNRLIGSSGAIESPYVTRDEIQEMIESGEREGVLEEDEHEMLQRIFRFNNTIVKEVMTPRLDMTAVPKDASIDEAIETCIQSGHARIPVYEGSLDNVMGVVHIRDLVRDLNYGETNDGDLELADLIQPTLHVPESKNVDELLTEMRENRMHMAIVIDEFGTTEGLVTMEDMVEEIIGEILEGGEEQPIEEIDERTVLVRGEVNIEDVNEALEIDLPEGEEFETIAGFIFNRAGRLVEEGEEITYDGVRITVEDVENTRIMMARLTKLEQEHVEEVPDADVVEAGEPTDNDVEPGDVTDSTVE, via the coding sequence ATGGCGTTGTCTGTGCTGCTCGAGGCCGTGCTAGCCGCTTTCGAGGCTCCAGTGGTCGGACTCGAGATCGACCGGTCGATGGTGACGATTCTCGGACTCATCACGATCGTCATCCTCATCGCGCTTTCGGGATTCTTCTCCTCCTCGGAGATCGCGATGTTCAACCTGCCGAAACACCGAATCGAGGGGATGGTCGAGGAGGGCGTCGACCGGGCGGAGCTCGTCGAAACCCTGAAATCCGACCCGCACCGCCTGCTGGTGACGATTCTGGTCGGGAACAACCTCGTCAACATCGCTATGTCGTCGATCGCGACCGCACTCCTCGGCCTGTATTTCGAGTCCGGCCTGACGCCGGTTCTCCTCTCGACGTTCGGCGTGACGGCGATCGTCCTGCTGTTCGGCGAGAGCGTGCCCAAGTCCTACGCGGTCGAAAACACCGAATCGTGGTCGCTCAGCGTCTCGAGACCGCTAAAAGTCACGGAGTACGTGCTGTACCCGCTGATTATCGTCTTCGACTACCTCACTCGGCAGGTCAACCGGCTCATCGGCTCGAGCGGCGCGATCGAGTCCCCCTACGTCACCCGCGACGAGATCCAGGAGATGATCGAGTCCGGCGAGCGCGAGGGCGTCTTAGAGGAGGACGAACACGAGATGCTCCAGCGCATCTTCCGCTTCAACAACACCATCGTCAAGGAGGTCATGACCCCGCGGCTGGACATGACTGCCGTCCCCAAGGACGCCAGCATCGACGAGGCCATCGAGACCTGCATCCAGAGCGGTCACGCCCGCATCCCCGTCTACGAGGGCAGCCTCGACAACGTGATGGGCGTCGTCCACATCCGCGACCTCGTGCGCGATCTCAACTACGGCGAAACCAACGATGGCGACCTCGAGCTCGCGGATCTCATCCAGCCGACGCTGCACGTCCCCGAGTCGAAGAACGTCGACGAACTCCTGACCGAGATGCGGGAAAACCGGATGCACATGGCCATCGTCATCGACGAGTTCGGCACCACCGAGGGGCTGGTGACGATGGAGGACATGGTCGAGGAGATCATCGGCGAGATCTTAGAGGGCGGCGAGGAACAGCCCATCGAGGAGATCGACGAGCGCACCGTCCTCGTTCGCGGCGAGGTCAATATCGAGGACGTCAACGAGGCCTTAGAGATCGACCTGCCCGAGGGCGAGGAGTTCGAGACCATCGCCGGCTTCATCTTCAACCGCGCGGGACGGCTCGTCGAGGAGGGCGAGGAGATCACCTACGACGGCGTCCGGATCACCGTCGAGGACGTCGAAAACACGCGGATCATGATGGCCCGGCTGACGAAACTCGAGCAGGAACACGTCGAGGAGGTCCCGGATGCGGACGTAGTGGAGGCGGGTGAGCCGACGGACAACGACGTCGAGCCCGGCGACGTGACGGATAGTACGGTCGAGTAG
- a CDS encoding inorganic phosphate transporter — protein MVEPATIATFLVAAVASLFMAWAIGAGSSGSTPFAPAVGANAISVMKAGFLVGLLGFVGAVLQGANVSEAVGAELIQGVTLSPPAATIALTIAAALVAIGVFTGYPIATAFTVTGAVIGVGLAMGGGPAWAKYTEIAALWILTPFVGGGLAYGIARVLRAELIDESYLIMGLAAFVGVLVANIEFAILNPGQAGGDSIAGAVSTMLPGSALIGSVAMTIVIAALWAGVLALDLRGGLERGERHFLLVLGGLVAFSAGGSQVGLAVGPLIPLSGDVGLPLPALLVGGGFGLLLGSWTGAPRMIKAISQDYSSLGPRRSIAALIPSFMIAQSAVLFGIPVSFNEIIVSAIIGSGYAAAGAGGGVSARKMAYTVLAWIGSLAGSIAISYAGFTAADMLLL, from the coding sequence ATGGTCGAACCCGCGACGATCGCGACGTTTCTAGTAGCCGCAGTTGCCAGTCTGTTTATGGCGTGGGCGATCGGCGCCGGCTCGAGCGGGTCGACGCCGTTCGCGCCGGCGGTCGGTGCCAACGCGATTTCGGTGATGAAGGCCGGCTTTCTGGTCGGGCTGCTCGGTTTCGTCGGGGCAGTGCTACAGGGTGCAAACGTCTCCGAGGCGGTCGGCGCCGAGTTGATCCAAGGCGTGACGCTCTCTCCGCCGGCGGCAACGATCGCGCTGACGATCGCCGCCGCGCTGGTTGCGATCGGCGTCTTCACAGGATATCCGATTGCGACCGCCTTCACGGTGACCGGGGCGGTCATCGGCGTCGGGCTCGCGATGGGCGGCGGGCCGGCGTGGGCAAAGTACACCGAGATCGCCGCGCTGTGGATCCTGACGCCGTTCGTCGGCGGCGGCCTCGCGTACGGGATCGCCCGCGTGCTCCGCGCCGAACTGATCGACGAGTCGTACCTCATCATGGGGCTTGCTGCCTTCGTCGGCGTCCTCGTCGCCAACATCGAGTTCGCGATCCTCAATCCCGGTCAGGCCGGTGGCGACTCGATCGCCGGCGCGGTCAGTACCATGCTCCCCGGATCGGCGCTCATCGGCAGCGTCGCAATGACGATCGTGATTGCGGCGTTGTGGGCGGGCGTCCTCGCGCTCGACCTCCGCGGGGGCCTCGAGCGCGGCGAGCGCCACTTCCTGCTGGTGCTTGGCGGGTTGGTCGCGTTCTCCGCAGGCGGCAGTCAGGTCGGGCTGGCGGTCGGCCCGCTCATTCCGCTGTCGGGCGACGTTGGGTTGCCCCTCCCTGCCCTCCTCGTGGGCGGTGGCTTCGGCCTCCTGCTGGGCTCGTGGACCGGCGCGCCGCGGATGATCAAGGCGATCTCGCAGGACTACTCCTCGCTGGGACCGCGCCGATCGATCGCCGCGCTGATCCCCTCTTTCATGATCGCCCAGTCGGCGGTCCTCTTTGGCATCCCGGTCTCGTTCAACGAGATCATCGTCAGCGCGATCATCGGCAGCGGCTACGCGGCGGCCGGCGCGGGCGGCGGCGTCAGCGCCCGGAAGATGGCCTACACCGTCCTCGCGTGGATCGGGTCGCTGGCCGGCTCGATCGCGATCTCCTACGCCGGGTTCACCGCTGCCGATATGCTCCTGTTGTGA
- a CDS encoding glutaredoxin family protein, producing MSSTSASTDASTGDDPPITFYRLQGCPYCERVARLLNEFDLEYQSRFVEPMHSKRNVVKRVAGVRTVPVVVDENTGITMAESANIVEYLESTYGGEA from the coding sequence ATGTCGAGCACCAGTGCCAGTACCGACGCCAGCACCGGCGACGACCCGCCGATCACGTTCTATCGGCTGCAAGGGTGTCCGTACTGCGAGCGCGTCGCCCGCCTGCTGAACGAGTTCGACCTCGAGTATCAGTCGCGGTTCGTCGAGCCGATGCACTCGAAGCGGAACGTCGTCAAGCGCGTCGCCGGCGTCCGGACGGTGCCGGTCGTCGTCGACGAGAACACCGGCATCACGATGGCGGAGAGCGCGAACATCGTCGAGTACCTCGAGTCGACCTACGGAGGTGAGGCCTGA
- a CDS encoding L-threonylcarbamoyladenylate synthase yields MNADGSDSEFEFDFDGDPDVDAEALERAAEAIREGGLVVYPTETVYGLAADALDADAVKRVFEVKGRDRSKPVSLAVPTFETAIEAGYIEATERERAFAEEFLPGPVTVLCERREVVPDVLTAGGEQVGIRVPDCEPAMALLAAAERPITSTSANVSGEPSARTVEEIGQQVRDEAVVLDGGETQGTESTVVDLSTGTIHRRGALADEIEAWLEETAA; encoded by the coding sequence ATGAACGCCGACGGATCCGATTCCGAGTTCGAATTCGATTTCGACGGCGACCCCGACGTCGACGCCGAGGCGCTCGAGCGCGCGGCCGAAGCGATCCGCGAGGGCGGCCTCGTGGTCTACCCGACCGAGACCGTCTACGGCCTCGCCGCGGACGCGCTCGATGCCGACGCCGTCAAGCGCGTCTTCGAGGTGAAGGGACGGGACCGCTCGAAGCCCGTCTCGCTGGCAGTGCCGACGTTCGAGACGGCGATCGAGGCAGGGTATATCGAGGCGACCGAGCGCGAGCGCGCGTTCGCCGAGGAGTTCCTGCCGGGGCCCGTCACGGTCCTCTGCGAGCGCCGCGAGGTCGTCCCGGACGTGCTGACCGCGGGCGGCGAGCAGGTCGGCATTCGAGTTCCCGACTGCGAACCCGCCATGGCCTTGCTCGCGGCCGCCGAGCGACCGATCACGTCGACCAGCGCCAACGTCAGCGGCGAGCCCAGCGCCCGCACGGTCGAAGAGATCGGCCAACAGGTGCGAGACGAGGCCGTCGTCCTCGACGGCGGCGAGACGCAGGGCACCGAGAGCACCGTCGTCGACCTCTCGACGGGGACGATCCACCGCCGCGGCGCGCTGGCCGACGAAATCGAAGCGTGGCTCGAGGAGACGGCGGCGTAA
- a CDS encoding redoxin domain-containing protein, translated as MPDFEVVKLGPADNPGTGEEAPDFTRPLVNDEYWENRSLSKLAADAERTIVVFTPMTGSFLAKYVWDEIDERGWNDADGTRVVGVTASTPYGVKRFLEENGYDAALFADPGADVARSYGVEHDLDGMEGITEPRPAIFAVDEELTVEDAWVATDWPEFPDYDDLEERFGLE; from the coding sequence ATGCCGGACTTCGAGGTCGTCAAGCTCGGCCCCGCGGACAATCCCGGGACGGGCGAGGAGGCGCCCGACTTCACCCGGCCGCTGGTCAACGACGAGTACTGGGAAAACCGCTCCCTCTCGAAGTTGGCCGCCGACGCGGAGCGGACCATCGTCGTCTTCACCCCGATGACCGGTTCGTTCCTCGCCAAGTACGTCTGGGACGAGATCGACGAGCGCGGCTGGAACGACGCCGACGGAACGCGGGTCGTCGGCGTCACCGCCTCGACCCCCTACGGCGTGAAGCGGTTCCTCGAGGAGAACGGCTACGACGCCGCGCTCTTCGCGGATCCCGGCGCCGACGTCGCCCGCTCCTACGGCGTCGAACACGACCTCGACGGCATGGAAGGCATCACCGAACCCCGGCCCGCCATCTTCGCCGTCGACGAGGAGCTGACCGTCGAGGACGCCTGGGTCGCCACCGACTGGCCCGAGTTCCCCGACTACGACGACCTCGAGGAACGGTTCGGCCTCGAGTAA